The Lycium barbarum isolate Lr01 chromosome 9, ASM1917538v2, whole genome shotgun sequence genome has a segment encoding these proteins:
- the LOC132610572 gene encoding E3 ubiquitin-protein ligase CHIP produces MSPIVGLTGVAKLAEQLKQDGNNYFQKNRFGAAIDAYTEAITLCPNVPIYWTNRALCHRRRNDWTRVEDDCRKAIQLDHTSVKAHYMLGLALLQKEQYVEGVRALAKALDLGRGANPKSYMVEEIWQELAKAKYLKWEHESSRRTRELKKLKEACESALKEKHELDSSQMEGFIDDNSTSLLKQLDALGMVFRKAAEDDTPSEVPDYLCCKITLDIFRDPVITPSGVTYERAVIVDHLQKVGKFNPVTREPLKESQLVPNFAVKEAVHAFLDKHGWAYRMDSTCY; encoded by the exons ATGTCACCAATAGTGGGTCTCACTGGGGTGGCCAAACTAGCAGAACAACTAAAGCAAGATGGAAATAATTATTTCCAGAAAAATCGATTTGGGGCTGCCATTGATGCATACACAGAG GCTATTACATTGTGCCCAAACGTTCCCATATATTGGACGAATCGCGCTTTGTGCCATCGGAGACGCAA TGACTGGACAAGAGTAGAGGATGATTGTAGGAAGGCTATTCAGCTTGATCACACTTCTGTTAAG GCGCACTATATGCTTGGTCTTGCATTGCTACAGAAAGAACAATACGTGGAAGGAGTAAGAGCATTAGCAAAG GCGTTGGATCTCGGAAGAGGTGCTAATCCAAAGAGTTATATGGTTGAAGAGATCTGGCAGGAGCTTGCAAAAGCAAAATACTTGAAGTGGGAGCATGAATCTTCGAGACGCACTCGGGAACTAAAGAAATTGAA AGAAGCCTGCGAGTCAGCTCTCAAGGAGAAACATGAGCTTGATAGCTCTCAGATGGAAGGGTTCATAGACGATAATTCGACATCCCTGTTGAAACAACTGGATGCCTTAGGCATGGTTTTCAGGAAAGCTGCGGAAGATGATACTCCCTCCGAG GTACCAGATTACTTATGCTGCAAGATCACACTTGACATTTTTCGTGACCCTGTCATTACGCCCAGTGGGGTTACATATGAAAGGGCAGTGATCGTTGACCATCTGCAGAAG GTTGGAAAATTTAACCCGGTTACGCGAGAACCCCTTAAGGAGTCTCAGCTGGTTCCAAATTTTGCCGTAAAAGAAGCTGTACATGCATTTTTGGATAAGCATGGCTGGGCATACAGGATGGACTCAACATGCTACTAA